From the Candidatus Melainabacteria bacterium genome, the window AACTTCATCCTTCCAAACGAGGTGATTGGCAAGATCGATCTTCAATCCTCTAAAGCATATGGCCGGTGCATACTGCTTGGTTTGCCGCCGCATAGCAGCGTTGATTTTCGCAGACAAAACACGCACATCACAAGGCTTGGTGACATAGTCGTCAGCACCAGTGTTGAAACCAGTTTCTATTTCACTGATATTGTCGCGACCGGTTAGAAATAAGACTGGAGTATCTGCTCCTGTCTTTCTGAATTCTGCCAAAATCGATGGGCCATCCATTTCCGGCAAATTCCAGTCAAGCACGATCACATCGAATTCGAAAAACTTCAGACGCTCTAAAGCATCGAAACCCCGCTCGCAATGCTCCACGGTGTGATGCTGGTGCTCAAGCCAAGTGATTAAGCTCTTCGCAAGCTCTCGATCGTCTTCAATTATCAGAATTTTTGCCATTGACTATCATTATAGCGGTCCCTGAAAGAGAACTATATTCGAACTCTGCAAGCCTCGTCAAATCGGACAAAAGTCGCGTATTTGACGATGATTTTACAATTTATCCGTACCCTGAAACATTGAATAAGTGCGCAATCGGTCAGGCAACAAAGTTTTTAGTGAGCGCTCGATGCGCAATGCACCAGGAATAGAAATGGAAGCCTTCGATAAGCCAGTACAATCAAAAACAGATACCGAGAAGGAAA encodes:
- a CDS encoding response regulator transcription factor: MAKILIIEDDRELAKSLITWLEHQHHTVEHCERGFDALERLKFFEFDVIVLDWNLPEMDGPSILAEFRKTGADTPVLFLTGRDNISEIETGFNTGADDYVTKPCDVRVLSAKINAAMRRQTKQYAPAICFRGLKIDLANHLVWKDEVEVHLPPLELALLEFLVRNPNNVFTTAELMQRVWSSDSEASPDTVRACINRLRLKIDTPDTPSLIRNIPKVGYQIDMTGDTTEANRSASESDA